A window from Canis aureus isolate CA01 chromosome 23, VMU_Caureus_v.1.0, whole genome shotgun sequence encodes these proteins:
- the LOC144294576 gene encoding serum amyloid A protein-like isoform X1: protein MKLFPGLLFCSLVLGVSGQWYSFVSEAAQAVLPDQGQFCVLRLLAMSGSISGAWDMWRAYSDMREANYKNSDKYFHARGNYDAAQRGPGGAWAAKVISDARENSQRITDRLKFGDSGHGAEDSKADQAANEWGRSGKDPNHFRPAGLPDKY, encoded by the exons ATGAAGCTTTTCCCGGGCCTCCTTTTCTGTTCCTTGGTCCTGGGTGTCAGCGGCCAATGGTATTCATTTGTCAGTGAGGCTGCTCAAG CAGTGCTTCCCGACCAAGGACAATTTTGTGTCCTGAGActtttggcaatgtctggaagcATTTCTG GGGCTTGGGACATGTGGAGAGCCTACTCTGACATGAGAGAAGCCAACTACAAAAATTCAGACAAATACTTCCATGCCCGGGGGAACTATGACGCTGCACAGAGGGGCCCTGGGGGCGCCTGGGCTGCTAAAGTGATCAG CGACGCCAGAGAGAATTCTCAGAGAATCACAGACCGTCTTAAGTTTGGAGACAGCGGCCACGGAGCGGAGGACTCGAAGGCTGACCAGGCTGCCAACGAATGGGGCCGGAGTGGCAAAGACCCCAACCACTTCCGACCTGCTGGCCTGCCTGACAAGTACTGA
- the LOC144294574 gene encoding serum amyloid A protein-like produces the protein MKLLVGILLCSLVLGVSSQRWLTFLKEAGQGTRDMLRAYSDMREANYKNSDKYFHARGNYDAARRGPGGAWAAKVISDARENSQRITDLFKFGNSGHGAEDSKADQAANKWGRSGKDPNHFRPAGLPSKY, from the exons ATGAAGCTTCTCGTGGGCATCCTATTGTGCTCCCTGGTCCTGGGCGTCAGCAGCCAGAGATGGTTGACATTCCTCAAGGAAGCAGGTCAAG ggACTAGAGACATGTTGAGAGCCTACTCTGACATGAGAGAAGCCAACTACAAAAATTCAGACAAATACTTCCATGCCCGGGGGAACTATGACGCTGCaagaaggggacctgggggcgcCTGGGCTGCTAAAGTGATCAG CGACGCCAGAGAGAATTCTCAGAGAATCACAGACCTTTTTAAGTTTGGGAACAGCGGCCACGGAGCAGAGGACTCGAAGGCTGACCAGGCTGCCAACAAATGGGGCCGGAGTGGCAAAGACCCCAACCACTTCCGACCTGCTGGCCTGCCTAGCAAATACTGA
- the LOC144294572 gene encoding serum amyloid A protein-like, which yields MKLLVGILLCSLVLGVSSQRWLTFLKEAGQGTRDMWRAYSDMREANYKNSDKYFHARGNYDAARRGPGGAWAAKVISDARENSQRITDRLKFGNSGHGAEDSKADQAANEWGRSGKDPNHFRPAGLPSKY from the exons ATGAAGCTTCTCGTGGGCATCCTATTGTGCTCCCTGGTCCTGGGTGTCAGCAGCCAGAGATGGTTGACATTCCTCAAGGAAGCAGGTCAAG ggACTAGAGACATGTGGAGAGCCTACTCTGACATGAGAGAAGCCAACTACAAAAATTCAGACAAATACTTCCATGCCCGGGGGAACTATGACGCTGCAAGAAGGGGCCCTGGGGGCGCCTGGGCTGCTAAAGTGATCAG CGATGCCAGAGAGAATTCTCAGAGAATCACAGACCGTCTTAAGTTTGGGAACAGCGGCCACGGAGCAGAGGACTCGAAGGCTGACCAGGCTGCCAACGAATGGGGCCGGAGTGGCAAAGACCCCAACCACTTCCGACCTGCTGGCCTGCCTAGCAAATACTGA
- the LOC144294576 gene encoding serum amyloid A protein-like isoform X2 translates to MKLFPGLLFCSLVLGVSGQWYSFVSEAAQGAWDMWRAYSDMREANYKNSDKYFHARGNYDAAQRGPGGAWAAKVISDARENSQRITDRLKFGDSGHGAEDSKADQAANEWGRSGKDPNHFRPAGLPDKY, encoded by the exons ATGAAGCTTTTCCCGGGCCTCCTTTTCTGTTCCTTGGTCCTGGGTGTCAGCGGCCAATGGTATTCATTTGTCAGTGAGGCTGCTCAAG GGGCTTGGGACATGTGGAGAGCCTACTCTGACATGAGAGAAGCCAACTACAAAAATTCAGACAAATACTTCCATGCCCGGGGGAACTATGACGCTGCACAGAGGGGCCCTGGGGGCGCCTGGGCTGCTAAAGTGATCAG CGACGCCAGAGAGAATTCTCAGAGAATCACAGACCGTCTTAAGTTTGGAGACAGCGGCCACGGAGCGGAGGACTCGAAGGCTGACCAGGCTGCCAACGAATGGGGCCGGAGTGGCAAAGACCCCAACCACTTCCGACCTGCTGGCCTGCCTGACAAGTACTGA